Proteins from a genomic interval of Lolium perenne isolate Kyuss_39 chromosome 1, Kyuss_2.0, whole genome shotgun sequence:
- the LOC127321125 gene encoding histone H4 — MSGRGKGGKGLGKGGAKRHRKVLRDNIQGITKPAIRRLARRGGVKRISGLIYEETRGVLKIFLENVIRDAVTYTEHARRKTVTAMDVVYALKRQGRTLYGFGG; from the coding sequence ATGTCGGgccgcggcaagggaggcaaggggctCGGCAAGGGCGGCGCCAAGCGCCACCGCAAGGTGCTCCGCGACAACATCCAGGGCATCACCAAGCCGGCCATCCGCCGCCTGGCCCGCCGCGGCGGCGTCAAGCGCATCTCCGGGCTCATCTACGAGGAGACCCGCGGCGTGCTCAAGATCttcctcgagaacgtcatccgcgacGCCGTCACCTACACCGAGCACGCCCGCCGCAAGACCGTCACCGCCATGGACGTCGTCTACGCACTCAAGCGCCAGGGCCGCACACTCTACGGCTTCGGCGGCTAG
- the LOC127321136 gene encoding SAC3 family protein A isoform X1 has product MGSHGAGPAAGSDAARAEVSGMAQTNQPAYPPLASGDHPWSSSTGAAAVSWNYPVDSQKQDTVYYDPQRDVSVSGDNQTVASSAPPTVQSTMSLPNASHSQVPYSNSLQYGYNPAEYGNYYYNYPQATNNYSAQQGGTNQHSGAAYQPLTSFQNSGSYVDPTSNTYYNAGGHQTAPGYATNNYYYQNDTHNDGSSGNNYAQSYQNYSFSGTNAVQNSSTVPANSFSYQPQYNQWPYYHNHSAPSPAVNPVAGSSNIDNRVVNTTSGYSYPSAEPPPPGTTSWKSNSGASVAPPLQAPSVQEPQNQYVQHAQETPALQNQYPYQAPGVPVSHNYYTNQAPAYQQTAYPQNNMNANQVPVNNHGDQQKSGSLTTDSSSENKIQIPAIPRIAPGFSMVIPKSEKKIQVADLVKKPAYVSVSMPKNDAKAVQHGPDARSVPFSLRNYGMRNLSRCKNDAQRAACQSIMQQITSKALSDGTLLTKNWDTEPLFPLPENLLTMTETSSANNSSPLSKSTPKKRLKSRWEPVPEEKVTEKVEPLAKTLMNGNANHNLEAKNTTGNNWNFGKFDHCAHTPLNKITQRPFKKQKMGSYSSVIRNGNTSSDSDKEQDLTKYYASASALANSPEEKKRREHRSKRFEKSKDSSSKSRNSAVNKDVHTRRPISALATRSSENGSSLAVEDLDWDALTVKGTCQEIEKRYLRLTSAPDPSTVRPEHVLEKALSMVETSQKNYLFKCDQLKSIRQDLTVQRIQNELTVKVYETHARLALQAGDLPEFNQCQSQLKRLYREGNKGCDFEFSAYNLLCVMLHSNNKRDLLSSMASLSKEAKQDGAVKHALAVQSAVSSGNYVIFFKLYKQGPNLNSCLMDLYVERMRFEAIKCISKSYRPTVPVVYIARILGFLLNGDDRLEECEIWLKAHGAILSLDNSGELQIDTKTSATTLYMPEPENAVAHGDASLAVNDFFARTSEKV; this is encoded by the exons ATGGGGAGCCACGGCGCCGGGCCGGCCGCTGGATCCGACGCCGCGCGCGCCGAG GTTAGCGGCATGGCCCAGACAAACCAACCTGCTTATCCGCCTTTAGCTTCTGGGGATCATCCGTGGTCCTCTTCAACTGGGGCAGCAGCAGTTTCGTGGAACTATCCAGTGGACAGTCAAAAACAAGATACAGTTTACTATGATCCACAGAGGGATGTGTCGGTTTCAGGAGATAATCAAACTGTGGCAAGCAGTGCACCCCCTACTGTTCAGTCGACTATGAGCTTGCCAAATGCAAGTCATTCTCAAGTGCCTTACTCAAATTCACTTCAATATGGCTACAATCCTGCAGAATATGGGAACTATTACTATAACTACCCACAAGCTACAAATAACTATTCCGCTCAGCAAGGAGGAACAAATCAACATTCAGGTGCAGCTTATCAGCCTCTTACTTCATTTCAGAATTCTGGGTCTTACGTTGATCCTACAAGTAACACATATTACAATGCTGGTGGTCACCAGACTGCGCCAGGATATGCAACCAACAACTACTATTACCAGAATGACACACACAACGATGGAAGCTCAGGAAATAATTATGCTCAGTCATACCAGAACTACTCATTCTCTGGTACTAATGCAGTCCAAAATTCCAGTACAGTGCCTGCCAATTCTTTCTCATATCAGCCGCAGTACAACCAGTGGCCATACTATCACAATCACTCTGCACCAAGTCCTGCTGTCAATCCAGTTGCTGGGAGCAGTAACATAGATAACAGAGTTGTTAACACCACTTCTGGTTATTCTTATCCTAGTGCCGAGCCACCTCCACCGGGTACTACATCATGGAAAAGTAAttcgggtgcttctgttgcacctCCTCTACAG GCTCCAAGCGTTCAAGAACCTCAAAATCAATATGTCCAACATGCACAAGAAACTCCAGCGTTGCAAAACCAGTATCCTTATCAAGCACCAGGTGTTCCAGTGTCTCATAACTATTACACAAATCAGGCACCAGCATACCAGCAGACAGCTTACCCACAGAACAATATGAATGCGAATCAAGTACCTGTGAACAACCATGGTGATCAACAGAAGAGT GGTTCTTTGACAACAGATTCTTCCAGTGAAAACAAAATACAGATTCCAGCGATTCCTCGAATTGCTCCAGGTTTCTCTATGGTAATACCAAAGAGTGAGAAGAAAATTCAAGTTGCTGATTTGGTAAAGAAACCTGCCTATGTTAGTGTTTCTATGCCAAAGAATGATGCCAAAGCAGTTCAACATGGTCCAGATGCT AGATCCGTCCCCTTTTCGCTCCGTAATTATGGTATGAGGAATCTCAGCCGTTGCAAGAATGATGCCCAGAGAGCTGCCTGCCAAAGTATAATGCAACAG ATCACAAGCAAAGCTCTTAGCGATGGAACCCTTCTCACGAAGAACTGGGACACTGAACCGCTGTTTCCTTTGCCAGAGAATCTTTTAACCATGACCGAAACAAG CAGTGCAAACAATTCAAGTCCCTTGTCAAAATCTACCCCAAAAAAACGCCTGAAAAGTAGGTGGGAGCCTGTTCCGGAGGAAAAGGTTACTGAGAAGGTGGAGCCACTAGCAAAAACATTGATGAATGGTAACGCCAACCATAATTTGGAAGCCAAAAATACAACG GGAAACAATTGGAAtttcgggaagtttgaccactgtGCACATACACCTTTAAACAAGATCACCCAGAGGCCTTTCAAGAAGCAAAAGATGGGTAGTTATTCAAGTGTGATACGGAATGGAAACACTTCAAGCGATAGTGATAAGGAGCAGGATCTGACCAAGTATTACGCCAGTGCATCTGCACTAGCAAATTCACCAGAGGAAAAGAAACGCAGGGAGCATAGATCTAAGCGTTTTGAGAAGAGTAAGGATTCATCATCAAAATCAAGGAATTCTGCAGTGAATAAAGATGTACATACAAGAAGACCTATTTCAGCACTTGCCACTAGAAGTTCTGAAAATGGCAGCAGCTTGGCTGTCGAGGATCTGGATTGGGATGCACTGACAGTCAAGGGGACATGTCAGGAAATTGAGAAACGATACCTTCGCCTCACATCAGCACCTGATCCTTCCACG GTAAGACCAGAACATGTCTTGGAGAAGGCACTTTCCATGGTTGAAACATCTCAAAAGAATTATCTTTTCAAGTGTGACCAACTGAAATCTATTCGTCAAGATCTTACGGTTCAGAGAATCCAGAATGAACTGACTGTGAAG GTTTATGAAACTCATGCGCGTTTAGCATTGCAAGCTGGTGATCTACCTGAATTTAACCAG TGCCAGTCACAACTGAAGAGGCTGTACAGAGAGGGAAACAAGGGTTGCGATTTTGAATTCTCTGCATATAATTTGCTCTGTGTCATGCTGCACTCCAATAACAAACGGGATCTGCTGTCATCAATGGCAAG CTTATCGAAAGAAGCCAAACAAGATGGAGCTGTCAAGCATGCCCTTGCAGTACAGTCTGCTGTTTCATCTGGCAATTATGTCATATTTTTCAAATTATACAAGCAAGGCCCCAACTTGAACTCTTGCCTCATGG ATCTATATGTGGAGAGGATGCGTTTCGAGGCTATAAAATGCATCTCTAAATCTTATCGCCCGACAGTACCTGTGGTGTATATTGCACGAATTTTGGGGTTCTTACTTAATGGGGATGACAGATTGGAAGAATGTGAAATATGGTTAAAAGCGCATGGTGCTATTCTTTCATTAGATAACAGTGGGGAATTGCAGATAGATACAAAG actTCTGCTACTACACTTTACATGCCAGAACCAGAGAATGCGGTCGCACATGGTGATGCATCACTTGCAGTTAACGACTTCTTTGCACGGACATCTGAAAAGGTATAA
- the LOC127321136 gene encoding SAC3 family protein A isoform X2, translated as MGSHGAGPAAGSDAARAEVSGMAQTNQPAYPPLASGDHPWSSSTGAAAVSWNYPVDSQKQDTVYYDPQRDVSVSGDNQTVASSAPPTVQSTMSLPNASHSQVPYSNSLQYGYNPAEYGNYYYNYPQATNNYSAQQGGTNQHSGAAYQPLTSFQNSGSYVDPTSNTYYNAGGHQTAPGYATNNYYYQNDTHNDGSSGNNYAQSYQNYSFSGTNAVQNSSTVPANSFSYQPQYNQWPYYHNHSAPSPAVNPVAGSSNIDNRVVNTTSGYSYPSAEPPPPGTTSWKSNSGASVAPPLQAPSVQEPQNQYVQHAQETPALQNQYPYQAPGVPVSHNYYTNQAPAYQQTAYPQNNMNANQVPVNNHGDQQKSGSLTTDSSSENKIQIPAIPRIAPGFSMVIPKSEKKIQVADLVKKPAYVSVSMPKNDAKAVQHGPDARSVPFSLRNYGMRNLSRCKNDAQRAACQSIMQQITSKALSDGTLLTKNWDTEPLFPLPENLLTMTETSANNSSPLSKSTPKKRLKSRWEPVPEEKVTEKVEPLAKTLMNGNANHNLEAKNTTGNNWNFGKFDHCAHTPLNKITQRPFKKQKMGSYSSVIRNGNTSSDSDKEQDLTKYYASASALANSPEEKKRREHRSKRFEKSKDSSSKSRNSAVNKDVHTRRPISALATRSSENGSSLAVEDLDWDALTVKGTCQEIEKRYLRLTSAPDPSTVRPEHVLEKALSMVETSQKNYLFKCDQLKSIRQDLTVQRIQNELTVKVYETHARLALQAGDLPEFNQCQSQLKRLYREGNKGCDFEFSAYNLLCVMLHSNNKRDLLSSMASLSKEAKQDGAVKHALAVQSAVSSGNYVIFFKLYKQGPNLNSCLMDLYVERMRFEAIKCISKSYRPTVPVVYIARILGFLLNGDDRLEECEIWLKAHGAILSLDNSGELQIDTKTSATTLYMPEPENAVAHGDASLAVNDFFARTSEKV; from the exons ATGGGGAGCCACGGCGCCGGGCCGGCCGCTGGATCCGACGCCGCGCGCGCCGAG GTTAGCGGCATGGCCCAGACAAACCAACCTGCTTATCCGCCTTTAGCTTCTGGGGATCATCCGTGGTCCTCTTCAACTGGGGCAGCAGCAGTTTCGTGGAACTATCCAGTGGACAGTCAAAAACAAGATACAGTTTACTATGATCCACAGAGGGATGTGTCGGTTTCAGGAGATAATCAAACTGTGGCAAGCAGTGCACCCCCTACTGTTCAGTCGACTATGAGCTTGCCAAATGCAAGTCATTCTCAAGTGCCTTACTCAAATTCACTTCAATATGGCTACAATCCTGCAGAATATGGGAACTATTACTATAACTACCCACAAGCTACAAATAACTATTCCGCTCAGCAAGGAGGAACAAATCAACATTCAGGTGCAGCTTATCAGCCTCTTACTTCATTTCAGAATTCTGGGTCTTACGTTGATCCTACAAGTAACACATATTACAATGCTGGTGGTCACCAGACTGCGCCAGGATATGCAACCAACAACTACTATTACCAGAATGACACACACAACGATGGAAGCTCAGGAAATAATTATGCTCAGTCATACCAGAACTACTCATTCTCTGGTACTAATGCAGTCCAAAATTCCAGTACAGTGCCTGCCAATTCTTTCTCATATCAGCCGCAGTACAACCAGTGGCCATACTATCACAATCACTCTGCACCAAGTCCTGCTGTCAATCCAGTTGCTGGGAGCAGTAACATAGATAACAGAGTTGTTAACACCACTTCTGGTTATTCTTATCCTAGTGCCGAGCCACCTCCACCGGGTACTACATCATGGAAAAGTAAttcgggtgcttctgttgcacctCCTCTACAG GCTCCAAGCGTTCAAGAACCTCAAAATCAATATGTCCAACATGCACAAGAAACTCCAGCGTTGCAAAACCAGTATCCTTATCAAGCACCAGGTGTTCCAGTGTCTCATAACTATTACACAAATCAGGCACCAGCATACCAGCAGACAGCTTACCCACAGAACAATATGAATGCGAATCAAGTACCTGTGAACAACCATGGTGATCAACAGAAGAGT GGTTCTTTGACAACAGATTCTTCCAGTGAAAACAAAATACAGATTCCAGCGATTCCTCGAATTGCTCCAGGTTTCTCTATGGTAATACCAAAGAGTGAGAAGAAAATTCAAGTTGCTGATTTGGTAAAGAAACCTGCCTATGTTAGTGTTTCTATGCCAAAGAATGATGCCAAAGCAGTTCAACATGGTCCAGATGCT AGATCCGTCCCCTTTTCGCTCCGTAATTATGGTATGAGGAATCTCAGCCGTTGCAAGAATGATGCCCAGAGAGCTGCCTGCCAAAGTATAATGCAACAG ATCACAAGCAAAGCTCTTAGCGATGGAACCCTTCTCACGAAGAACTGGGACACTGAACCGCTGTTTCCTTTGCCAGAGAATCTTTTAACCATGACCGAAACAAG TGCAAACAATTCAAGTCCCTTGTCAAAATCTACCCCAAAAAAACGCCTGAAAAGTAGGTGGGAGCCTGTTCCGGAGGAAAAGGTTACTGAGAAGGTGGAGCCACTAGCAAAAACATTGATGAATGGTAACGCCAACCATAATTTGGAAGCCAAAAATACAACG GGAAACAATTGGAAtttcgggaagtttgaccactgtGCACATACACCTTTAAACAAGATCACCCAGAGGCCTTTCAAGAAGCAAAAGATGGGTAGTTATTCAAGTGTGATACGGAATGGAAACACTTCAAGCGATAGTGATAAGGAGCAGGATCTGACCAAGTATTACGCCAGTGCATCTGCACTAGCAAATTCACCAGAGGAAAAGAAACGCAGGGAGCATAGATCTAAGCGTTTTGAGAAGAGTAAGGATTCATCATCAAAATCAAGGAATTCTGCAGTGAATAAAGATGTACATACAAGAAGACCTATTTCAGCACTTGCCACTAGAAGTTCTGAAAATGGCAGCAGCTTGGCTGTCGAGGATCTGGATTGGGATGCACTGACAGTCAAGGGGACATGTCAGGAAATTGAGAAACGATACCTTCGCCTCACATCAGCACCTGATCCTTCCACG GTAAGACCAGAACATGTCTTGGAGAAGGCACTTTCCATGGTTGAAACATCTCAAAAGAATTATCTTTTCAAGTGTGACCAACTGAAATCTATTCGTCAAGATCTTACGGTTCAGAGAATCCAGAATGAACTGACTGTGAAG GTTTATGAAACTCATGCGCGTTTAGCATTGCAAGCTGGTGATCTACCTGAATTTAACCAG TGCCAGTCACAACTGAAGAGGCTGTACAGAGAGGGAAACAAGGGTTGCGATTTTGAATTCTCTGCATATAATTTGCTCTGTGTCATGCTGCACTCCAATAACAAACGGGATCTGCTGTCATCAATGGCAAG CTTATCGAAAGAAGCCAAACAAGATGGAGCTGTCAAGCATGCCCTTGCAGTACAGTCTGCTGTTTCATCTGGCAATTATGTCATATTTTTCAAATTATACAAGCAAGGCCCCAACTTGAACTCTTGCCTCATGG ATCTATATGTGGAGAGGATGCGTTTCGAGGCTATAAAATGCATCTCTAAATCTTATCGCCCGACAGTACCTGTGGTGTATATTGCACGAATTTTGGGGTTCTTACTTAATGGGGATGACAGATTGGAAGAATGTGAAATATGGTTAAAAGCGCATGGTGCTATTCTTTCATTAGATAACAGTGGGGAATTGCAGATAGATACAAAG actTCTGCTACTACACTTTACATGCCAGAACCAGAGAATGCGGTCGCACATGGTGATGCATCACTTGCAGTTAACGACTTCTTTGCACGGACATCTGAAAAGGTATAA
- the LOC127321153 gene encoding protein CANDIDATE G-PROTEIN COUPLED RECEPTOR 7, translated as MPDLAMATAGARLLLLLAVAAALALPSAAEIRSESFHEDPRHTILFEKFGFSKTGAVRIILSGAAVSSSFARADPKQIGFFLLADESLLEAVAESRDKKPKAEPEDPSGADEPDLSGCVLSSPYVKTLFTFHDMEGGHYNKSFPVTHPDEYSLYFANCAPQSLVSMAVRTEMYNAKPDGSKDYLPVGQAPVPAIYGFAAFCYAAFLAAWLYLTLSRDRVSANQIHHLMSALLVARLLYCLSAAEDQHYIRVTGTPHGWDVAFYLFQLVKGVILFAVIVLVGTGWSFLRPFLQDREKKVLMVVIPLQVIANIAAAVIGETGPFWQGWVTWNQILMLVDVACCCAVLFPVVWSMRALRETSKTDGKAARNLSKLTLFRQFYTVVIGYLYFTRIVVYMLSTIASYQYRWVSVLSEEVAAMAFYLFMFYTFRPAERSHYFSLHDEDEEEAAEMVLREEEFEL; from the coding sequence ATGCCAGATCTCGCCATGGCCACCGCCGGAGctcgcctgctcctgctcctcgccGTCGCGGCAGCCCTCGCCCTCCCCTCCGCGGCGGAGATCAGGTCCGAGTCCTTCCACGAGGACCCGCGCCACACCATCCTCTTCGAGAAGTTCGGCTTCTCCAAGACGGGCGCGGTCCGGATCATCCTCTCCGGCGCCGCCGTCTCCTCCTCCTTCGCGCGGGCCGACCCCAAGCAGATCGGATTCTTCCTCCTCGCCGACGAGTCCCTCCTGGAGGCCGTCGCCGAGTCGCGGGACAAGAAGCCCAAGGCCGAGCCGGAGGACCCCAGCGGCGCCGACGAGCCCGACCTCTCCGGGTGCGTCCTCTCTAGCCCCTACGTCAAGACCCTCTTCACCTTCCACGACATGGAGGGCGGCCACTACAACAAGTCCTTCCCCGTCACCCACCCCGACGAGTACAGCCTCTACTTCGCCAACTGCGCGCCGCAGTCGCTCGTCTCCATGGCCGTCCGCACCGAGATGTACAACGCCAAACCCGACGGCTCCAAGGACTACCTCCCCGTCGGCCAGGCGCCCGTCCCGGCCATCTACGGCTTCGCCGCCTTCTGCTACGCCGCCTTCCTCGCCGCCTGGCTCTACCTCACCCTCTCACGCGACCGCGTCTCCgcaaaccaaatccaccacctcaTGTCCGCGCTCCTCGTCGCGCGCCTGCTCTACTGCCTCTCCGCCGCCGAGGACCAGCACTACATCCGGGTCACCGGCACGCCGCacggctgggacgtcgccttctACCTCTTCCAGCTCGTCAAGGGCGTCATCCTCTTCGCGGTCATCGTGCTCGTCGGCACCGGCTGGTCCTTCCTCAGGCCATTCCTGCAGGACCGGGAGAAGAAGGTGCTCATGGTCGTCATCCCGCTGCAGGTCATCGCCAACATCGCCGCCGCCGTCATCGGCGAGACCGGACCCTTCTGGCAGGGGTGGGTCACCTGGAACCAGATCCTCATGCTCGTCGACGTCGCCTGCTGCTGCGCCGTGCTCTTCCCGGTCGTCTGGTCCATGCGGGCGCTCCGGGAGACGTCCAAGACCGACGGCAAGGCGGCGCGCAACCTGTCCAAGCTCACCCTGTTCCGGCAGTTCTACACCGTCGTCATCGGGTACCTCTACTTCACTAGGATCGTAGTGTACATGCTCAGCACCATTGCCAGCTACCAGTACCGGTGGGTCAGCGTCTTGTCCGAGGAGGTGGCCGCCATGGCCTTCTACCTGTTCATGTTCTACACGTTCAGGCCAGCGGAGAGGAGCCACTACTTTTCACTCCacgacgaggacgaggaagaaGCTGCAGAGATGGTGCTCCGGGAAGAGGAATTCGAGCTGTAA